One genomic segment of Amycolatopsis granulosa includes these proteins:
- the eboE gene encoding metabolite traffic protein EboE: MTPLSYCTNVHPAEDLPGVLAQLDAFALPVRERLGADRLGLGLWLAAGVASALAADPAERKRLRAELDARGLEVVTLNAFPYGGFHDRVVKHQVYDPRWTDRARAAYTLDCATVLSALLPAEVAYGSISTLPLGWREPWTPGDDAAAARLLDEVTAGLRAQDRTIRLAVEPEPGCVLDTVHDAVTWLAGRVDPQHVGVCLDTCHLAVSFADPAGAVAEITAAGLDVVKVQLSAALHVPDPRDPAAREALAAFDEPRYLHQTRELAGGSVRAADDLGEAFTHLPGEGPWRVHFHVPLHARPAAPLSSTTGVLAAALAVLPDRAVHREVETYTWTVLPEAHRHDLVGGIAAELAFAAGLVEQA; encoded by the coding sequence GTGACACCGCTGTCCTACTGCACCAACGTCCACCCGGCCGAGGACCTGCCCGGGGTCCTCGCCCAGCTCGACGCCTTCGCCCTGCCGGTGCGGGAACGGCTCGGCGCGGACCGGCTCGGGCTCGGACTGTGGCTGGCCGCGGGCGTGGCGTCGGCGCTGGCCGCCGACCCGGCCGAGCGCAAGCGGTTGCGGGCCGAACTCGACGCGCGCGGCCTGGAGGTGGTGACACTCAACGCCTTCCCGTACGGCGGCTTCCACGACCGGGTGGTCAAGCACCAGGTCTACGATCCACGATGGACGGACCGGGCGCGGGCGGCGTACACACTGGACTGCGCGACCGTGCTGTCCGCGCTGCTGCCCGCCGAGGTGGCGTACGGCAGCATCTCGACGCTGCCGCTGGGCTGGCGCGAGCCGTGGACACCCGGGGACGACGCGGCCGCCGCCCGGCTGCTCGACGAGGTCACCGCCGGGCTGCGGGCCCAGGACCGGACCATCCGGCTCGCCGTCGAACCGGAGCCGGGCTGCGTCCTGGACACCGTGCACGACGCGGTGACCTGGCTCGCCGGACGCGTCGATCCGCAGCACGTCGGAGTGTGCCTGGACACCTGCCACCTCGCGGTGTCCTTCGCCGACCCGGCCGGGGCGGTCGCCGAGATCACCGCGGCCGGGCTGGACGTGGTCAAGGTCCAGCTGTCGGCCGCGCTGCACGTGCCCGATCCGCGGGACCCGGCCGCGCGGGAGGCGCTCGCCGCGTTCGACGAGCCGCGTTACCTGCACCAGACGCGCGAGCTGGCCGGCGGCAGCGTGCGCGCCGCCGACGACCTGGGTGAGGCGTTCACGCACCTGCCGGGGGAGGGTCCGTGGCGCGTGCACTTCCACGTGCCGCTGCACGCCCGGCCCGCGGCGCCGCTGTCCTCGACCACCGGGGTGCTCGCGGCCGCGCTCGCCGTGCTCCCGGACCGGGCGGTGCACCGGGAAGTGGAGACCTACACCTGGACGGTGCTGCCCGAAGCGCACCGGCACGACCTCGTCGGCGGGATCGCGGCGGAGCTGGCGTTCGCCGCGGGATTGGTGGAGCAGGCATGA
- a CDS encoding AI-2E family transporter translates to MAASAAGAGGSDELVGQRRDAVPGPVADAEALAERISSADHPLGPHGRPVNRRSPFFVGMAAAAGAAVTAGGVWFLLIASSTLLLIGVALFVAIGLEPVAAWLVRRGLPRPLAVAIIVLGGLGLAAGFFAALIPPLVDQAGRFIHQAPQYLARLSDRSSWLGQVSDRFQLQQRLQSTFRNPDPSLINGLLGSGRAVLGTLTDTLIVFVLTIYFLADFPRLRATLYRFVPHTRRPRAILLGDEIFTKVGAYVLGNVVISVVAGVLGFIWFTIFGIPYPVLLALLLAVLDLIPVIGSIIAGVVISLAALSVSWPVCWATVGFFVAYRFAEDYLLTPKIIGRFVRVPALVTVVAVVLGGVLLGIVGALVAIPVAAAVLLLVREIVFHRMDHS, encoded by the coding sequence GTGGCGGCCTCAGCAGCGGGTGCGGGCGGATCGGACGAGCTCGTCGGGCAGCGCCGGGACGCGGTCCCGGGCCCGGTCGCCGACGCCGAGGCACTCGCCGAGCGGATCAGCAGCGCGGATCACCCGCTGGGCCCGCACGGCAGGCCGGTGAACAGGCGCTCGCCGTTCTTCGTCGGCATGGCCGCCGCCGCCGGAGCCGCCGTCACCGCCGGCGGCGTGTGGTTTCTCCTCATCGCGAGCAGCACCCTGCTGCTGATCGGCGTCGCGTTGTTCGTCGCGATCGGACTGGAGCCCGTGGCGGCCTGGCTCGTGCGCCGCGGCCTGCCGCGGCCGCTGGCCGTCGCGATCATCGTGCTCGGCGGTCTCGGCCTGGCCGCCGGCTTCTTCGCCGCGCTGATCCCGCCGCTGGTCGACCAGGCCGGCCGGTTCATCCACCAGGCCCCGCAGTACCTGGCGCGGCTGAGCGATCGCAGCTCGTGGCTCGGCCAGGTCAGCGACCGGTTCCAGCTCCAGCAACGGCTCCAGAGCACGTTCCGCAACCCCGACCCGTCCCTGATCAACGGGCTCCTCGGCAGCGGCCGCGCGGTGCTGGGCACCTTGACCGACACGCTGATCGTGTTCGTGCTGACGATCTACTTCCTCGCCGACTTCCCGCGGCTGCGCGCCACGCTCTACCGCTTCGTGCCGCACACCCGGCGCCCGCGGGCGATCCTCCTCGGCGACGAGATCTTCACGAAGGTCGGCGCGTACGTGCTCGGCAACGTGGTCATCTCGGTCGTCGCCGGGGTGCTCGGCTTCATCTGGTTCACGATCTTCGGCATCCCGTACCCGGTGCTGCTGGCGCTGCTGCTCGCCGTGCTCGACCTGATCCCGGTGATCGGTTCGATCATCGCGGGCGTCGTGATCAGCCTGGCCGCGCTGAGCGTGTCGTGGCCGGTGTGCTGGGCCACGGTCGGGTTCTTCGTCGCCTACCGGTTCGCCGAGGACTACCTCCTGACGCCGAAGATCATCGGGCGGTTCGTGCGGGTGCCGGCGCTGGTCACCGTCGTCGCGGTGGTGCTCGGCGGGGTGCTGCTGGGGATCGTCGGCGCGCTGGTCGCGATCCCGGTGGCCGCCGCGGTGCTGTTGCTCGTGCGGGAGATCGTGTTCCACAGGATGGATCACAGCTGA
- a CDS encoding TatD family hydrolase, whose translation MRLFDPHIHMTSRTTDDYEAMYAAGVRALVEPAFWLGQPRTGVSSFTDYFDGLIGWERFRAAQFGIRHHCTIALNPKEANDPRCTPVLDVLPRYLAKDGVVAVGEVGYDSMTPAEDAAFARQLELAKEHDLPVLVHTPHRDKLAGTRRTLAVVAESGVPPERVVVDHLNEVTVGLVEESGCWMGFSIYPDTKMDEQRMVAILREYGTERMLVNSAADWGRSDPLKVRKTGLAMLDGGFTESDVDRVLWANPVAFYGQSGRLVLDELPSFAAAKETFAGNSVLRGGRDEAVA comes from the coding sequence ATGCGCCTGTTCGATCCGCACATCCACATGACCTCCCGCACCACCGACGACTACGAGGCCATGTACGCCGCCGGCGTGCGGGCGCTGGTCGAACCCGCGTTCTGGCTCGGCCAGCCCCGCACCGGGGTGTCCTCGTTCACCGACTACTTCGACGGGCTGATCGGCTGGGAACGGTTCCGCGCCGCCCAGTTCGGCATCCGCCACCACTGCACGATCGCGCTCAACCCGAAGGAGGCCAACGACCCGCGCTGCACCCCGGTGCTCGACGTGCTGCCGCGCTACCTCGCCAAGGACGGTGTGGTCGCGGTCGGCGAGGTCGGCTACGACTCGATGACCCCGGCCGAGGACGCCGCCTTCGCCCGGCAGCTGGAACTGGCGAAGGAGCACGACCTGCCGGTCCTGGTGCACACCCCGCACCGGGACAAGCTGGCGGGCACCAGGCGCACGCTGGCCGTGGTGGCCGAGTCCGGCGTCCCGCCGGAGCGGGTTGTGGTCGACCACCTCAACGAGGTCACCGTCGGACTGGTCGAGGAGTCCGGGTGCTGGATGGGCTTTTCCATCTACCCGGACACCAAGATGGACGAGCAGCGCATGGTGGCGATCCTGCGCGAGTACGGCACCGAGCGGATGCTGGTCAACTCCGCCGCCGACTGGGGCCGCTCCGACCCGCTGAAGGTGCGCAAGACCGGCTTGGCGATGCTGGACGGCGGGTTCACCGAGTCCGATGTGGACCGGGTGCTGTGGGCCAACCCGGTGGCCTTCTACGGGCAGAGCGGGCGGCTGGTGCTCGACGAGCTGCCCTCCTTCGCCGCGGCGAAGGAGACGTTCGCGGGCAACTCGGTGCTGCGCGGCGGCCGGGACGAGGCGGTCGCGTGA
- a CDS encoding GntR family transcriptional regulator, with translation MRRTLLRETAHQVIRDAIVRGDLAPGSVVRDADLAEELGLSRAPVRDALARLADEGLIETKPQSHTRVTPLLSRDVRDAAAVVRAMHELAARTAVPLLTGADCAAMAAANDRFATAARAGDVDTALRADDELHDVLVRACGNRAVAATIDRYTPLIRRLERLRFSAAAGQQSVELHDRLIAACRARDAAAATAVTTEIWRELEDLAD, from the coding sequence GTGCGGCGGACCCTCCTGCGCGAGACCGCGCACCAGGTGATCCGGGATGCGATCGTGCGCGGCGATCTCGCCCCCGGCAGCGTGGTGCGCGACGCCGACCTGGCCGAGGAGCTGGGCCTGTCCCGGGCACCGGTGCGTGACGCGCTGGCCCGGCTGGCCGACGAGGGCCTGATCGAGACCAAGCCGCAGAGCCACACTCGCGTCACTCCCCTGCTCTCCCGCGACGTACGCGACGCGGCCGCGGTGGTCCGGGCGATGCACGAACTGGCCGCGCGCACCGCGGTCCCCCTGCTGACCGGCGCCGACTGCGCGGCGATGGCGGCGGCCAACGACCGCTTCGCCACCGCCGCCCGTGCCGGGGACGTCGACACCGCCCTGCGCGCGGACGACGAACTGCACGACGTCCTCGTCCGGGCCTGCGGCAACCGCGCGGTGGCCGCGACCATCGACCGCTACACCCCGCTGATCCGGCGGCTGGAGCGACTGCGGTTCAGCGCCGCAGCCGGGCAGCAGTCGGTCGAGCTGCACGACCGCCTGATCGCCGCCTGCCGGGCACGCGACGCGGCCGCGGCCACCGCCGTCACCACCGAGATCTGGCGGGAGCTGGAAGACCTCGCCGACTGA
- a CDS encoding biotin transporter BioY yields the protein MPAPRATLPAGDLARTVVFAAFIAVLGLFPGLYVGGSAVPIVLQNAGPLLAGCVLGARRGTASVVLFLALTAIGLPLLSGGRGGIAPFVGPSGGFLVGWIPSALLAGLIVARFKRANLPVLLLAAAAGLLVDYVFGIAYLGVYLGNLGTAAVQSLVFVPGDVAKVVAVALIAAVVHRALPGKLVGSASRSE from the coding sequence GTGCCAGCACCACGCGCCACTCTCCCCGCCGGTGACCTCGCCCGCACGGTCGTGTTCGCCGCCTTCATCGCCGTGCTCGGGCTCTTCCCGGGCCTGTACGTCGGCGGCTCCGCCGTGCCGATCGTGCTGCAGAACGCCGGACCGCTGCTCGCCGGGTGCGTGCTCGGCGCACGCCGCGGCACCGCGTCGGTCGTGTTGTTCCTGGCGCTGACCGCGATCGGGCTGCCGCTGCTGTCCGGCGGTCGCGGCGGGATCGCGCCGTTCGTCGGGCCCAGCGGCGGTTTCCTGGTCGGCTGGATCCCGTCCGCGCTGCTCGCGGGCCTGATCGTGGCGCGGTTCAAGCGCGCGAACCTGCCCGTCCTGTTGCTCGCCGCCGCGGCCGGCCTGCTCGTCGACTACGTGTTCGGCATCGCCTACCTCGGTGTCTACCTGGGCAACCTGGGCACCGCCGCGGTGCAGTCGCTGGTGTTCGTGCCCGGCGACGTGGCGAAGGTCGTCGCGGTCGCCCTGATCGCCGCCGTGGTGCACCGCGCCCTGCCCGGCAAGCTGGTGGGATCGGCGTCCCGGAGCGAATGA
- a CDS encoding AMP-binding protein: MSPVTGGVVPDARAHGAARWLAERGVGEHSRVALDVPDVLPWFLGADLLGAAALVVEPSWTPRERAAVLAAAGPDLVVTGVAAPPGEPVAPAGSGGTFFYLATTSGSSGSPKVLVRTRDSWLRSFAALGPLPGPVLAPGPLSSSLFLFAALHGLWCGQQVTTLPRWDAEAAARAGAATVHLVPAMLSALLSALERRGGPGTLRTVVCGGAHLGDEVRARFARVLPDAELIEYYGSAEHSLIAIRRGDGGLRPVPGVDLQVRDGVLWVRSPLACSGQLIDGDLRPSGGWSTVGDLVEFDASGALVVRGRAGSVVSSGGRLVPAEEVEAVLRSAPGVDDVLVTGTPHPRFGELVTAIVEGRPRLRDLRAVARAGLAPAYRPHRWLVVAELPRTPSGKPARALVADQLAGGTFPAEPLT, from the coding sequence ATGTCCCCGGTGACCGGCGGCGTGGTGCCGGACGCGCGCGCCCACGGCGCGGCCCGGTGGCTGGCCGAGCGGGGCGTCGGCGAGCACTCCCGGGTCGCGCTGGACGTGCCGGACGTGCTCCCGTGGTTCCTCGGTGCCGACCTGCTGGGCGCCGCGGCACTGGTGGTCGAACCGTCCTGGACGCCGCGGGAGCGGGCCGCGGTGCTCGCCGCCGCCGGCCCCGACCTGGTGGTCACCGGCGTGGCCGCGCCACCCGGCGAGCCGGTGGCGCCGGCCGGCTCGGGCGGGACGTTCTTCTACCTCGCGACGACGTCGGGCAGCAGCGGCAGTCCCAAGGTCCTCGTCCGCACCCGCGACTCTTGGCTGCGCAGCTTCGCCGCGCTCGGGCCGCTGCCCGGGCCGGTCCTCGCGCCCGGGCCGCTCAGCTCGTCGTTGTTCCTGTTCGCCGCGCTGCACGGGCTGTGGTGCGGGCAGCAGGTGACGACGTTGCCGCGCTGGGACGCCGAAGCCGCCGCTCGCGCCGGGGCCGCGACCGTGCACCTCGTGCCGGCCATGCTGTCGGCGCTGCTGTCGGCATTGGAACGGCGCGGCGGACCCGGCACGCTGCGGACGGTGGTGTGTGGTGGCGCGCACCTCGGTGACGAGGTCCGCGCCCGGTTCGCACGCGTGCTGCCGGACGCCGAGCTGATCGAGTACTACGGCTCGGCGGAGCATTCCCTGATCGCGATCCGCCGCGGCGACGGCGGTCTGCGCCCAGTTCCGGGCGTTGACCTCCAGGTGCGCGACGGGGTGCTGTGGGTGCGCTCGCCGCTGGCCTGCTCCGGGCAGCTCATCGACGGGGACCTGCGCCCGTCGGGCGGTTGGTCCACGGTGGGTGATCTCGTCGAGTTCGACGCCTCAGGTGCGCTGGTGGTGCGCGGCCGGGCCGGATCCGTGGTGTCCAGCGGCGGGCGCCTGGTCCCCGCCGAGGAGGTCGAGGCCGTGCTGCGGAGCGCGCCGGGCGTCGACGACGTGCTCGTCACCGGCACCCCGCACCCGCGGTTCGGTGAGCTGGTCACCGCGATCGTGGAAGGCCGGCCGCGGCTGCGTGACCTGCGGGCGGTCGCGCGCGCGGGGCTGGCTCCGGCGTACCGGCCGCATCGCTGGCTCGTCGTCGCGGAGCTGCCGCGGACCCCCTCCGGCAAACCGGCTCGCGCGCTCGTCGCGGACCAGCTCGCCGGCGGCACGTTCCCCGCGGAGCCGCTGACATGA
- a CDS encoding 1-aminocyclopropane-1-carboxylate deaminase, whose amino-acid sequence MSLESFARHPLLFGPSPVHRLDRLTAHLGGAGIWAKREDCNSGIAFGGNKTRKLEYLVADALAQGCDTLVSIGGVQSNHTRQVAAVAARTGLKCVLVQESWVDWPDAVYDKVGNILISRLAGAEVRLVRAGFGIGVKESWEQALAEIRERGGKPYAIPAGASDHPLGGLGFARWAAEVAEQERELGVHFDTIIVCSVTGSTQAGMIAGFAALGEDRPRRVLGIDGSAEPAATRDQIARIARHTASLLGVEQELAVELDERYHAGTYGIPDERTVDAMRVAARTEGMITDPVYEGKSMAGLIDLVSRREIPAEATVLYAHLGGQPALNGYSALFS is encoded by the coding sequence ATGTCCCTCGAATCGTTCGCGCGCCATCCCCTGCTGTTCGGCCCCTCGCCGGTGCACCGGCTGGACCGGCTGACCGCGCACCTCGGCGGCGCCGGGATCTGGGCCAAGCGCGAGGACTGCAACTCCGGCATCGCCTTCGGCGGCAACAAGACCCGCAAGCTGGAGTACCTCGTCGCGGACGCACTCGCGCAGGGCTGCGACACGCTGGTGTCGATCGGCGGTGTGCAGTCCAACCACACCCGCCAGGTCGCCGCGGTCGCGGCGCGGACCGGACTCAAGTGCGTGCTGGTGCAGGAGAGCTGGGTCGACTGGCCGGACGCCGTCTACGACAAGGTCGGCAACATCCTGATCAGCCGGCTGGCGGGCGCCGAGGTGCGGTTGGTGCGGGCCGGGTTCGGCATCGGGGTGAAGGAGAGCTGGGAGCAGGCGCTGGCGGAGATCCGCGAGCGCGGCGGCAAGCCGTACGCCATCCCGGCCGGCGCGTCCGACCACCCGCTCGGCGGGCTCGGCTTCGCGCGGTGGGCCGCCGAGGTGGCCGAGCAGGAGCGCGAGCTGGGCGTGCACTTCGACACGATCATCGTCTGCTCGGTGACCGGTTCCACGCAGGCCGGGATGATCGCCGGATTCGCCGCGCTGGGCGAGGACCGCCCGCGGCGCGTCCTGGGCATCGACGGCTCCGCCGAGCCGGCGGCGACCCGCGACCAGATCGCCCGCATCGCACGGCACACCGCGTCACTGCTCGGCGTCGAGCAGGAGTTGGCGGTCGAGCTGGACGAGCGCTACCACGCGGGCACCTACGGCATCCCGGACGAGCGGACCGTGGACGCGATGCGTGTCGCCGCGCGCACCGAGGGCATGATCACCGACCCGGTGTACGAGGGCAAGTCGATGGCCGGGCTCATCGACCTGGTGTCCCGCCGGGAGATCCCGGCGGAGGCGACGGTGCTCTACGCGCACCTCGGCGGCCAGCCCGCGCTCAACGGCTACAGCGCGCTGTTCAGCTGA
- a CDS encoding EboA domain-containing protein, which produces MSGYHLGYGTNGFANHRLDDALAIIADLGYTAVALTLDHQHLDPYAHDLAACVDRLAARLDTLGLRCVVETGARFLLDPWHKHEPTLVSEDADKRLDFLARAIRVAGGLGADCVSFWSGVSTVDHDTAWRRLRERMPAVLAEADRRGVRLGLEPEPGMLVETLSDALRLRTELGEPEPLGITLDVGHCVAVEEVDAATCLRRAGGLLVNVQLDDMRPGVHEHLEFGDGELDLPATLAALDEIGYRGVAAVELPRHGHAAPQVARTALTALRAARLDQSWLGPAQRRVAADPGAIRTLFPAAGRHAGRAPLHPHSDPDGLVHGTADDLARTRLLETLATVLPAAEFATELADLYRYGDGAERRGVLRALSAVGDRAPATGLALVRDALRSNDTGLIAAALGPFAARHLDQHGWRHGVLKCLFTGIPVAAVAELDRRADDELRRMITDYAGERRAAGRAVPADALRLLEGAR; this is translated from the coding sequence ATGAGCGGATACCACCTCGGCTACGGCACCAACGGTTTCGCCAACCACCGGCTGGACGACGCGCTGGCGATCATCGCCGACCTCGGCTACACCGCGGTCGCGCTGACCCTGGACCACCAGCACCTCGACCCGTACGCACACGACCTGGCCGCGTGCGTGGACCGGCTCGCGGCCCGGCTGGACACGCTCGGCCTGCGATGCGTGGTGGAGACCGGCGCGCGGTTCCTGCTCGACCCGTGGCACAAGCACGAACCGACGCTGGTCAGCGAGGACGCGGACAAGCGGCTGGACTTCCTGGCCCGGGCCATCCGGGTCGCCGGGGGGCTGGGCGCGGACTGCGTGTCGTTCTGGTCCGGCGTGTCCACTGTGGACCACGACACGGCCTGGCGGCGGCTGCGCGAACGGATGCCCGCGGTGCTGGCCGAGGCGGACCGGCGCGGCGTGCGGCTCGGCCTGGAGCCCGAACCGGGCATGCTGGTCGAAACGCTGTCGGACGCGCTGCGGCTGCGCACCGAGCTCGGCGAGCCCGAGCCGCTCGGGATCACCCTGGACGTCGGGCACTGCGTCGCGGTCGAGGAGGTCGATGCGGCCACCTGCCTCCGGCGGGCCGGCGGGCTGCTGGTCAACGTGCAACTCGACGACATGCGGCCGGGCGTGCACGAGCACCTCGAGTTCGGCGACGGGGAGCTGGACCTGCCGGCCACCCTCGCCGCGCTGGACGAGATCGGCTACCGCGGCGTCGCCGCCGTCGAGCTGCCGCGGCATGGCCACGCCGCGCCGCAGGTCGCCCGCACCGCCCTGACCGCGCTGCGTGCCGCGCGGCTGGACCAGTCCTGGCTCGGGCCCGCGCAACGCCGGGTGGCGGCCGACCCGGGCGCGATCCGCACGCTGTTCCCGGCGGCCGGCCGGCACGCCGGGCGGGCACCGCTGCACCCGCACTCCGATCCGGACGGCCTGGTCCACGGCACGGCCGACGACCTCGCCCGCACCCGGCTGCTGGAAACGCTCGCCACGGTACTGCCCGCGGCGGAGTTCGCCACCGAGCTGGCCGACCTCTACCGCTACGGCGACGGCGCCGAACGGCGCGGCGTGCTGCGTGCGCTGTCCGCGGTGGGTGACCGGGCGCCGGCCACCGGCCTCGCCCTCGTCCGGGACGCCCTGCGCAGCAACGACACCGGCCTGATCGCGGCCGCGCTCGGCCCGTTCGCCGCCCGGCACCTGGACCAGCACGGCTGGCGCCACGGGGTGCTCAAGTGCCTGTTCACCGGGATCCCGGTGGCCGCGGTCGCCGAGCTGGACCGGCGGGCCGACGACGAGCTGCGCCGCATGATCACCGACTACGCCGGGGAGCGCCGGGCCGCCGGGCGCGCGGTCCCCGCCGACGCCCTCCGCCTCCTGGAAGGGGCCCGCTGA
- a CDS encoding sugar phosphate isomerase/epimerase family protein, with protein sequence MSRPVTLFTGQWADLPFEEVCRLAAQWGYDGLEIACSGDHFEVGRALADDDYVAGRHKILSSYGLKVWAISNHLVGQAVCDDPIDERHRNILPAHVWGDGEPEGVRRRAAAEMADTARAAAKLGVNTVVGFTGSKIWKYVAMFPPVPQEVIDDGYADFAARWNPILDVFDEAGVRFAHEVHPSEIAYDFWTTKRALEAVGHRPAFGLNWDPSHFVWQDLDPVGFILDFADRIYHVDCKDTKKRFDGRNGRLGSHLPWADPRRGWDFVSTGHGDVPWEESFRALNAIGYAGPVSVEWEDAGMDRLRGAEEAVRFVRGLLWDKPASAFDAAFRTEH encoded by the coding sequence ATGAGCCGTCCGGTCACGTTGTTCACCGGCCAGTGGGCCGACCTGCCGTTCGAGGAGGTGTGCCGGCTCGCGGCGCAGTGGGGTTACGACGGGCTGGAGATCGCGTGCAGCGGCGACCACTTCGAGGTCGGCCGCGCGCTCGCCGACGACGACTACGTCGCGGGGCGGCACAAGATCCTGTCCTCCTACGGCTTGAAGGTGTGGGCCATTTCGAACCACCTGGTCGGGCAGGCGGTGTGCGACGACCCGATCGACGAGCGGCACCGCAACATCCTGCCCGCCCACGTCTGGGGCGACGGGGAGCCGGAGGGTGTGCGGCGGCGGGCGGCCGCGGAGATGGCGGACACCGCGCGCGCCGCGGCGAAGCTCGGGGTGAACACCGTGGTCGGCTTCACCGGGTCGAAGATCTGGAAGTACGTGGCGATGTTCCCGCCGGTGCCGCAGGAGGTCATCGACGACGGCTACGCCGACTTCGCGGCGCGGTGGAACCCGATCCTGGATGTGTTCGACGAGGCGGGTGTCCGGTTCGCGCACGAGGTGCACCCGTCGGAGATCGCCTACGACTTCTGGACGACGAAACGCGCCCTGGAGGCCGTGGGGCACCGGCCGGCGTTCGGGCTGAACTGGGACCCGTCGCACTTCGTCTGGCAGGACCTGGACCCGGTCGGGTTCATCCTCGACTTCGCCGACCGCATCTACCACGTGGACTGCAAGGACACCAAGAAGCGGTTCGACGGCCGCAACGGGCGGCTCGGGTCGCACCTGCCGTGGGCCGATCCGCGGCGCGGCTGGGATTTCGTGTCCACCGGCCACGGCGACGTGCCGTGGGAGGAAAGTTTCCGCGCGCTGAACGCGATCGGCTACGCCGGACCGGTCTCGGTGGAGTGGGAGGACGCCGGCATGGACCGGCTGCGCGGCGCGGAGGAGGCGGTGCGCTTCGTCCGCGGCCTGCTGTGGGACAAGCCCGCGTCCGCCTTCGACGCCGCCTTCCGCACCGAGCACTGA
- a CDS encoding alkaline phosphatase family protein, which translates to MKPLLVLDIVGMTPRLLDHMPNVARLGRQGWQAQLDTVLPAVTCSVQSTFLTGRMPAGHGIVGNGWYFRELGEVFLWRQHNRLVEGEKLWESARAAHPGYRAANVCWWYAMGATTDLTVTPRPIYYADGKKAPDCYTRPPQLHDRLTARLGEFPLFQYWGPTASIASTDWIVGATSAILRADRPDLTLAYLPHLDYDLQRFGPDSPQALAAARAVDASVAPLLEQACADGVAVVALSEYGITSAHRPVDVNRLLRRAGLLEVHTQDGMEYLDTWTSRAFAVADHQVAHVYVADPADLPRVRGLLAGLSGVDEVLDRTAQARYGIDHARAGEFVVTAEPDAWFTYYYWLDDDRAPDFARGVEIHRKPGYDPAELFFDPADRLVKLKAGLNLVRKRAGLRYAMNVVPLDPAPVRGSHGRLPDSPADGPVLLCGEAGVPERERLAATEVRDLLLSVQGLKAREGSRR; encoded by the coding sequence ATGAAACCACTCCTGGTGCTCGACATCGTCGGCATGACCCCCCGGCTGCTCGACCACATGCCGAACGTGGCGCGGCTGGGGCGGCAGGGCTGGCAGGCGCAGCTGGACACCGTGCTGCCCGCGGTGACCTGCAGCGTCCAGTCCACGTTCCTGACCGGGCGGATGCCCGCGGGGCACGGCATCGTCGGCAACGGCTGGTACTTCCGCGAACTCGGCGAGGTCTTCCTGTGGCGCCAGCACAACCGGCTCGTCGAGGGCGAGAAGCTGTGGGAGAGCGCGCGCGCCGCGCACCCCGGGTACCGCGCGGCCAACGTGTGCTGGTGGTACGCGATGGGCGCCACCACGGACCTCACCGTCACCCCCCGGCCGATCTACTACGCGGACGGGAAGAAGGCGCCGGACTGCTACACCCGGCCGCCGCAGCTGCACGACCGGCTCACCGCACGGCTGGGTGAGTTCCCGCTGTTCCAGTACTGGGGCCCGACCGCGTCGATCGCCTCGACCGACTGGATCGTCGGCGCCACGTCGGCCATCCTGCGCGCCGACCGGCCCGATCTGACCCTGGCCTACCTGCCGCACCTGGACTACGACCTGCAGCGGTTCGGCCCGGACTCGCCGCAGGCACTGGCGGCGGCACGCGCGGTCGACGCGTCCGTCGCTCCACTGCTGGAACAGGCCTGCGCCGACGGGGTGGCCGTGGTGGCGCTGAGCGAGTACGGCATCACCAGCGCGCACCGGCCGGTCGACGTCAACCGGCTGTTGCGCCGCGCGGGGCTGCTCGAGGTCCACACCCAGGACGGCATGGAGTACCTGGACACGTGGACATCGCGGGCCTTCGCCGTCGCCGACCACCAGGTTGCCCACGTCTACGTCGCCGACCCCGCCGATCTCCCGCGGGTGCGCGGCCTGCTGGCCGGACTGTCCGGTGTGGACGAGGTGCTGGACAGGACCGCCCAGGCGCGGTACGGGATAGACCACGCGCGGGCGGGCGAGTTCGTGGTGACCGCGGAGCCGGACGCGTGGTTCACCTACTACTACTGGCTCGACGACGACCGCGCCCCGGACTTCGCGCGGGGCGTGGAGATCCACCGCAAACCCGGCTACGACCCGGCGGAGCTGTTCTTCGACCCGGCCGATCGGCTGGTCAAACTGAAGGCCGGGCTGAACCTGGTGCGCAAGCGGGCCGGGCTGCGGTACGCGATGAACGTGGTGCCGCTCGATCCGGCGCCGGTGCGCGGCTCGCACGGCCGCCTGCCGGACTCGCCGGCGGACGGGCCGGTGCTGCTGTGCGGTGAGGCAGGGGTGCCGGAGCGGGAGCGGCTGGCCGCGACCGAGGTGCGGGACCTGCTGCTGAGCGTGCAAGGACTCAAGGCGAGGGAAGGGAGCCGGCGATGA